The following nucleotide sequence is from Pleurodeles waltl isolate 20211129_DDA chromosome 8, aPleWal1.hap1.20221129, whole genome shotgun sequence.
attacttaccttctaagggagtatagtctctatggtatttttggcatttgtgtcactaaaaaaagtacctttatttttgtaacacttagtattttctttcatgtgtgtgagtactgtgtgactacagtggtattgtatgagctttgcatgtctcctagataagccttggctatagctacccctagagagcctggcgtctagacactgcctacatgtcactaataagggataaatggacatggtataaggtgtaagtaccataggtacccactacaaaccaggccagtctcctccaaaccactgtactatataggttaccttttacatttttcttgtaattggtgacattgggtcatccagataacttgtgtaatgcccgaataccagtctttctggatttcccctgttgatgttttcccactacatttgatcttttatattttgattgaataaatgcataaaacattccatttgcatactactttaatatcattgtttatgggagtggtgttgcattttattcaagggacccctgttcctttaaagttagtttactgctccattctaggacactctacttactccatgatactacgtcacaccagtcggtgacacatcattctcctttatgccattaactttaagccatgctgaatagtagtctcactagtgtacagcatggctaaaacacattggcaaaggcaatataacttgcataggtgagacctattggctatgccaatgcttgtttataaggtatgaactttaaggtgattatgtacacagggggtattttaccccatataatacatggtcacaccaccaactttcccacaaaccacttaaaaccctagTGCATAGCGTCTGTCAATCCAAGCTATTAAAatacagcagaagaaagaaaaccaacattcaattttttgatttaaacagctgcattaattatgctctgtgacctgatctgccttttaccttggctgctagctctggcagaagacaatgtaatgtcagaattcgactgtaataaccctatcatagtcattttctgatgtcttttctttctaatcagtgaatgtcttttctttacacgcagtgacttggtgcatcacaaacagccgtttctaaagaaattagtgactgtagtttatacagagattagagaatccatgtttatatagcttgtaactccaagagcttcttcagttgaaattctCCTAGTtatgattgatgtggagctgagcttcccaagatcacacaaaggagtagaagtgttattagaactatggtttccgagcacagtttacaactgttgtaactaatcacttttgatctctccagtgtggttccaattggcatgaggcgaagggcatgatgggtgtggggcgcaaagagtatgttcttcctttttaccctcctacctttatttgcttggtgcatgaagatgcaaggttaatcaacatgttattttcacatttgagctaattactttgtgaatgtaaataacaataaaagatactttcagactgtgaaaacatgccttcctttctccctatttcacttccaatatatatatatatatatatatatatatatatatatatatatatatatatatatatatatatatgtgattgtgtatatttatcggagcctgcagttcgtaaacaacaagCGAtatgtatagggttgattgaaagtcccccaaaggctgtccctgtcccccccagaaatttattgtctcctacacccctgcaaGGACCCCACCCCCTTGCCCCCCCTGGTAAGTAGTGCaaaggtgtggtgtgtgtgtgacattTAGCATAGTTTTTTGAATGAAGGCTATGTTACCAATTACAAAGAAATATACCTAGGCAAACTTTAGAACTTTTCCAATTCTGTAAGTGTATTGtatagtacagcacacatgcaaagtttgaaatgttcggagaaataaaaacatttaatctATTTTGTGCATGCTTCAAGGAGTCCTGACTGCCAGCTTTAGTAGGTACGACTGTGTAAAGTACGAAGGGTGGTAGCCTGTGAATGTCCATGTACCACTCACGGGATGCACTGtggatgcaaagtaaggcaaagcGGGCCTTTGGGGATAGCATAGTTAAGTGGTACCCTTGTTGGGTGTATTGAAATTGAATTGAGAAAGTGGATGAAGTTTGCATTGTAAGTGGTAAACTTAGAAGTCTTACCCAGCAAAATATCACCCAGTGGATACTTTAGACAATCAGCCTGTATTCTTATTGCACCTGTAAGGAAACCTGTGTGCCtgtgcatctttactttgtgacaGAAAAAAATCTGTACCCCACCACCTGCTGTCATGACAGCGCAGTGCACGCACAcagtgcatacccctcggtgcccttgCATAAATATGTAAAGGCACCGAGGGGTATCCACTCCAGAGCATACTCCTCGGTGCCCTTATGTACTTCAGTAAGGGCACAAAAGGGTATACATGGCAGTGCATAACCCTCAGTGCCCTTATGTTCTTaagtaagggcaccaaggggtatccactccagagcatacccctcggtgcccttatGTACTTAAGTAAGGGCACAAAAGGGTATACACTGCAGTCCATAACCCTCGGTGCCCTTATGTTCTTAAGTAAGGGCACCGAAGGGTATCCACTCCAgagcatacccctcagtgcccttatcTACTTAAGTAAGGGCACGGAAGGGTATAAAACGCAGTCCATACCCTCAGTGCCCTTATGTACTTAAGTAAGGGCACATAGGGGTATGTGCTGCACTGCGGTGCCATGTATACCCCATGGTACCCCTACATAACTTTGTAAGGGCAATGAGtagtatgcactggagtggataccgcttgttttttttgcattatgtaagggcaccaaggggtatgcactgcactgcagtgcagcTCATACCCCTCGTTGCATTACATAGATGTGTAAGAGCACTGAGGGGTATGCCCTGTTATGCAGTGGTTTAAACTGGGCTGGACGAcagagcagtccctctatgtttagaTCACTGCAGATTAAACTCTGTCTGCAGTGGTTTGGAAAcacagagggactgctccctcttccagtcCTGTAAATTAAACACCACTGCAGTGTAATGCCACAGGAGGAGAGGTGAATTTAACCACtaattctgcattacaagagtaactCGAAATTGGCAGATTCCGCCAGTTCCACCAGTGGAATTAAAATTCCACCCAACCCTATTCTAGAGAAAATTAAATTGCTGCTTAACAACATTTTATTCAAGCGtttaatttttttcattatttttgagCATGAAATtgtatattttctattttctacttATGTATGTCTGTCTAGTGTGGTTTTGTTACATTTCTTCTTGGTATAACCCAGAAACATTTGTAATTGAAATAACACTGGGAATAGGGAAACAGGAGAAATGAACACCGCGACTGGAAGAACCTACATCGGGGCACGGAGACACGAGTACAAGAGAGTAACTGAGGCAGCAGACAGTAACAGTGGAACTTAGAGACACTGACACTGGGGACTAGTAGACACTTATATTGAGTTAGGGAGAGATTAACAGAACTGTGATACTCCTGTGCATGGAACTGGGAGACTGCCACACTAGAACTGGGAGATATTGGCACAGGAGCAGGGAGACAGAAACACTGGGGACAGAGGGACATGCAATGGAAACCAAACACACTGGGACAGAGATGGACATCAGACAGGGCAATGCAGACACCAGGACAGAGAGTCAGGAACAGAAGTGCAGGCAGACAGACACTTGGACAGGGACATTCTGATATTGATACAGGGATGCGCTTCCATTCTAGACTGAGACTCTACGAATGACTTAAAGAATATTCTGACACCATGCATGAAAGGATGATGACACTGCTGCCTGAGAGAATCTAACAATGGGGCATGAAAACACAGACACCAGGGGCAGGGAGGCACTGACAGCAGGCACCAAGAAACAGTAACACTGGGTAGTGGAAGACAGTTGCATTGGAACCGAGAAATATAAGCTCTGGGACTGAGAGACACTGACAGTGGGGACTGACACTGTGGGAGTCTGTGGCATTAATAATGAGGAATGCAACTGTTAGCCAATGTGATGTTTTCTCATATAATTGCTTTTATCCATAATTATGGTTTTATTAATGTGTTCTTTTGTTTAACCTAGGTGTGCCCAACATGGCGGCCAGAGGTGTGACAACACTGGTTCTTTATCTATGCACTTTCTATCATGTCGTACTCTCTAATTCCCGATGGAAGCCCACATGGCCACACTACAAAGTTCCAGTAATCCTTCCACAGTCTACCTTTAATTTGGACAAAGCACAGTTTAAGGCGGAGACACACTTGGAGGTTGTATCGCCCTGTGGTCCTGAGTGTCATAAGCGCTCTCCATCACCGACATTTAATGAACTGAAGGAATATTTGTCGTATGAGACCCTGTACTCTAATGGAACCCGCACTGCCACCAAAGTAGGCATTTATGTCATCAACAATGGCGGTGAGTCTTCGAGGGTCAGATCACGGACAAAAAGGCAAATTTACGGCTACGATAGCAGATTTAGTATTTTTGGCAAGGATTTTTTGCTGAATTATCCCTTTTCCACTTCTGTGAAGTTGTCCACAGGTTGCACAGGGACTTTGGTGGCGGAAAAGCATGTTCTCACTGCAGCCCACTGCATCCACGATGGCAAAAGCTATGTGAAAGGAGCAAAGAAACTTAGGGTGGGATTCCTGAAACCCAAACAGAAGGATGGGGGCAAAAAATTTGATCCGATGAATTCTGCATTTCCTGAAAAAATGAAGTTCCAGTGGATCCGGGTCAAGAGGACACATGTCCCAAAAGGTTGGATTGAAGGAAATGCAAATGACATTGGCATGGATTATGACTACGCCCTATTAGAACTCAAGAAACCGCACAAGCGAAAGTTCATGAAGATTGGAATTAGCCCACCTGGGAAACATCTTCCTGGAGGAAGGATTCACTTCTCAGGGTATGACAACGACAGGCCTGGTAACCTGGTGTACCGCTTCTGCGACGTAAAAGATGAAACCTACGACCTTCTATATCAGCAGTGCGATGCCCAACCCGGCGCCAGCGGCTCAGGGGTATATGTGAGAATGTGGAAGAGACCCACGCAGAAATGGGAGCGCAAGATCATTGGAATCTTCTCAGGGAACCAGTGGGTGGACAACAACGGGGTGCCACAGGATTATAATGTTGCTGTTCGCATTACCCCATTGAAATACGCGCAGATCTGTTACTGGATCAAGGGCAACTACGCGGACTGTAGGGATGGATAAGACAAATCACATCTCGTATGAACAAAAGCACTTCAGTGTTCTAATCGCCTGTTCTAGGAAAGCCAAACTTTGCTTGCCCAAAGTGCATTTTGTATTCTTGTATTTGGCTTGTAATTTACAGAAAGTGATCCAGAGTCTGGACATTTAATGCCTGACTTTACTTAAGCTgccaaaaaacacacaaaggacaaaagaaaaaacatgaacGTTTCAAAACATTCTAAAGCTTCAGACCCGCAGGTTAATCCTCCTTTTTCTTCtgcaaaacaaagcacttgaaaatatttctaagtattcaaaatttacACGGATATTAGAAACAGTATAAGAAAATAATTATGTTGAATCATTCTTCATTGTTTGTTTTACCTGTTGCATTTCTGTAATATTGTGGGGTGTTTTTTCCACTGCCTAACTAAATTACCCGGTTATGGTTTTCAATTGTCTTTTGGATAATTATCTTCATACGTGAAAGAACATGTTCTCAGGACCTGCACTGTCTGCAAACATAATGCccaatatatgttttattaatttcacAGTTTTTTGTTTTGTACTTTGTGCCTGTCAGCACTTTCTTTTTTATGGAGTCTTCTGGTATTGCTTCAgggtcatatatttttttgtttttggtttcctCATTCTTCATGTCACTTCTGTGGTTTCTGTTTTGCTCCTCAGGGCTCACCTATTGCAGAGACAGAAAATAGTTTAACATCCAGATATCCCAAGTTGCAGGCCATTGTGTTAAGCTTGACACTTTGAAATAAATTGCATTCTTTTatgaaaattgttttgcataaatatATTGATTGTTATAATATTTATTCTACCTGATCCATGAATGCGGTTACTGATTCTATTCTATTTTTCTGTACAATATGGCGCTGTAATGTCCAACCAGTACTTTAAAACACTGGTTGTCCTCCATGCTAATTACACACTGGAATAAAACTATACATATAGCCTCTAGGCTGACCCAAAGACATACTGTTAGTTGTCGCTATTTAAGTGTTGAGTAAAACCTCAACAGTGGGTATTTTCATGGCAAGTACATACATCTTAAGATCAGATGAGATATTAAGGAAGCCTGCACATTTAGACCTGTTTACAAACATTGGGTGTGTTGCGGCCTCTCCTCCACATTAGACCGCTGAGGAGGTGATCAATGAATAAACAAGATAGAGTGTGACTATAAAGGGAACATCAGAGTTTACAGTGCACCATATGGAGTCATGATGATGAGGGGGTATGCATTGCATAGTAAGGCCAGTGTCATGCTTTATAACTGTAGAGATGAACCTCTCGGTGGTGAAACCAGTACTAGATAGGTATTGGAGCATCATGAAGGAGAACAGTGAATGAACGTGTTGCACCAACATGAGCGGAGATAGGGTACAGTCAAAGGCATTGCTCCATCCTATTGTTCTGTTTCTATATAAGAGACATCAAGAAGATACATTAAAATATTATCTATGATCTGACTATCCAACTGGCTCAAGAGACTGTCTTGTTTCTAGGCTCTTCAACAGAGATCTGAACCCATTGTATGATACGGCTTCATCTTAACATTGTAAAGCGGGTCATTGGCCATATGTATTAATTTATTCATGAGTACACCTCTAAATCTTCCTGGTCATTGAGCATATTAGATCTTTCACAACTCTAGTTTGAGAGTGGCAATGCCTCATAAACTAAGGGTGGAGAATTGCAGAGATGTATGTATTCTAAAATATGGTCTCAATTTCCTTTGTCAAGAGCCCGAGAGACAAAAAGATCAGATCTTCTGATGGATCTGTCGAGATCTAAATGAGACCCATAGTCTTTGCGCAGTGGTGAACAGTTGTATTTCCAAGAAGAAGTGGACAAACTCAGAACCTTGCAATAAACTACAGTGTGCTTTTTCTTTCTTCGAATTGTTGATGAATGATGCATGATCTCCATGCACCGTAAAATAGTGGTTGTAGAGACTCAGagacatatttatggccaagtgatgCATTGCAACGCAGCAAGTCAGCTTGCTGTGGTGCTCTGCGTCAcacgaaaagggcaggaatgtgcactatttaaaagaatatggtcgcattcctacctttgtccctgcgctggtgccgttttggcagcctagtaccaatgcaggcaccctttcacagtTGTGCAAGGGTGCATCCATTGTaaataggattgtttttgtgcaggcacctTCCCCCACAAAAAAAGTCAGATGATTCAGCTTTTGATTTTTCTTGTTTGTAATGTGAGGCCTCATGGTGTGGTGGTTGTTAGGATCCGATGAGTTTGCTCAGGTTTAATTTTCAAAGAGTTCACTATTCATTAAATCAATAGATAGAAGCTGGCTAGTTTCAGTACGAAGTCATGTTGATGAATATCAGAAGGATAAAGACTTGCCATTTTGAACTAAATTTCCATTGAGGATGTGAGAAATGCTAGCCACTACTGTCGCTGAGATAGAGGAGGCAACTTAACGTTTACAAGAGTAGATCAAGTGCCATAAAATAAATTAGCAGTTCATCTGCTCACCAAACGTTTGGTCCCCCCCATTTAGAGGTGGGGCAACCACAGGGTTTTTATTGATGCAGCCTGAGGTGGCTCTGTCGGTAGAAACCCTTGACTTGATGCCCCCTGGAGTCACCAGGTCATCATGACATCCTTGCCATCCTAATAGGGCATAGTGACCATCACTAACTGTCTCTGCCTTGGACCTCCTTGCCACACATGACAATCTTCAGCATGGAAACACTCAATGACTCTGAAATGAAGAGAGAATACTCTGTGACAATCAGGTttgttgcattttttgtttttcaaaaaaaatttCTGCTTTGAGAGTTGTAAAAAACAGAAAACTATGATAAATGGGTCCAAAACAACATGGCACCTGCTCAGCAAGGTACTCTGGCTTCAGAGCAATGACTGCACGGGCAGGTGTTCTGCAGCACATAGATCCTCATCTTCCAGGCAAGGATCTGTAATCATAGGGTCCCCTTCCAGGAGATCAGTGGCCACGTGCTAGGTATTCATCTGTTACCTCTGATACCAGGGACATCACTTTACTCGTGTATTCGTTGACCAAGGGGCATAACCACACAGAATGATTAAAGTCTGCTTCAGGAGCCCTACATCTCAGACAGAGATTTCTGACTCCTCAATGGTTCCTCACTAGAAGTTTAAGAGACAGATAGTTGTGGTCAGGAATATCAATTTGGCTTTTGCCTGTGACCTCCTAGAATAGGCCGACACTGCCAGACAGTGAGCCCTCATTCCCTTCCAAGTTAATATATACCTATGCAACCTAACCTGATTGTCTATCTTTACTGGGACCACATGCTCCCTGTAGAGAGAGGTGAACATTAAAACTAGGAACCCAGTAGACAGTTCCTAAGTGTTTGATAAATGAAGTACATAGTCACCGACCACTTGTCCTGGATCACCTCCCTGCCCAGCATGATACTCCAACCCAGGCACTGTCATTTGTGGTAACCACTAGAGGCAGATGGGGCCACAGATATACCTACCAGCAGATGGAGTCCACCTACTCCACTGCCACAGGTATCGCCAGAGATTGGTAGGCAAAAGAACTTCCAGATCCTCGCTCGGAGAATACCAGTGAGCCAAGagatgctgccctggggatttaacTGCATTGGGTCCAGGGCACTACATCGATAGCCCCAAATATGTAACCACTGTTTCCAAGACAGTCCCCACAGAAGCAAAATCCACTAATTGGAGGGCCTCGAGATATGACTGAAGCATCACCAGATGACCCACCAAAAGGAATGTCTTTTCCAGCTCCATTTAAATCTCGTTCCCATTGAAAGGGCAATCTTTAGCAGGAAGGAAATATGACATTCCCAGGCTCAGGAGGAAAACACATTCTTGGAGAGTCTGACACACTGTGGCTGTGCATACCTGAACCtttaaacagaaggaggacacattACATTCTTCAACACATGTAACATCAGTAATATTCCCTGAACCTGAAAAAGCCACCACTGGTGCAAATACCTATGTAAGAATCAGAGAAGCAGATGACAAGCCAAAAGGCAGAAGGTTGTACTGGTAGTCCTCCCCTATTGCAAGGTAATGCTCCTTTGTTTGGAATGACATACTGGGACATAAGGTTCCTGTAGATACAGGGTTGACAGAAGGCACCTGGGGGTCACCAGAAGAATCACAGTCTAGGTAGATACCATCTTGTAGTTTCTGCCAACTGAAAGACTTAACTGCAATCAAATCCAGCTTGGACCAAACATCCAATGAAGGTTTCATCACCATGGTAAACTGTAGCCTTTAGCCTGAAAGGTTGCAACAACTTCTGTCTTCAGTGAACCGCTTCAAAAAGACATTCAGCTATGGCCTGAGGAGCCTCAGATCCAGATATGGCAGGCGTGATATAAGGGAACTCTAGGCAGCATCATTCTTCCATGGTCATAGCTAAATGTGTTCATAATTCTCCATGACTCCCTCCGAAGAGATGCCCCCTAACACAAATTATCAATTGTCAGATGTCACAGCAATTGCACATTCAGTTCCATAGTATTATGAAGATCGATGTAGTTTACTTCTTTGTGTACTCTTTCTTGACAGGTCTCAGTAGACAAAGAGGAAGTCATGCTAGCAAGCAAAACATTCAGGGGTTTGTTAACAAGCCCCTGTGTGCTACCAGAACATcagttttttgatgctgctgtgggccacactgcagtgtcatatttacaaggccacttgAAGCCACCTTGcatgtcttttcatggccttgtagagatGGAATGAGGCAACGCAGCACTAGTCACTATGTTGCCTCATACTGCGATAGGGAGGCGTGCCATGAGTATTACCGTAGGTGTTcacatgtaacacccatggcatttaacacgttcccagatttataagattttgtaaacctgggaatgcgtcagaagccTACGCCTttccaggggaggtgtaagggaggcacaacgaggagaaataacttaatGTCTCTATTCATCCCTACAATGCACacccctttgcaccatggtgcaagggttcctgtgttggtgcatggcagcccactGTGTGCCAGCGCACGGGGAAAGGACAGGTatgcactgtatctcatagatactgcacattcttgccctttccttttgatgcagaacAGCAGGAatccttgtggtgctgccctgcaccaaaacttcACAAATGATGCCCTGAGTTTGACAGTCTGATAAAACTCAGAGTTTAAACCTTGCAATAGTTAATTGTTTCTAATCTATTTCCTTCCACTCTCTAGTTTACGATTCCCCTCATTTCCTTGGGCACAGGCAAGTGTTCAGGAGGACCTTGAGTCCCAAATAATATCATGGGATCTTCATTAGCTTCTGCAGAATGGAAAACCATATGTTCCCtaatatgcatcacatgtgaagtCAAGTCAATAAACCTTTATTCAGTCAAGTGagtgaccataaaagcacacattTAGAAACACACATAAGAAATGTACATAAAAACCAGAATGTGTTAGTCTCATAAAACTACAGTTAAAAATAAAAGTTTCTACAACACCGGACTGACAAATGCCAGaacaaaataacataaagtgcTTAGTTGACTAGCTAGAAACACCATCACAGGGGCAACATGGTAATGAGGCAAACTCAGGACCCAGTAGCAGGAAAAGCCCCTAAGAAATGAATCATGTTTACCCCAagctgcgttaaaaaaaactattttctggaGCCTTGATCCACATAAAATACGGTTCCTTGCCCTCGCTAGTTTAAAGCGGTATGTACTCTTGGACACTGACACTCAGCCATATCAATGGCTTTCATAAGTCTCAGCTTTTCTTTAAGATCAATGTACGTTTCCTTTACCTGGGTCTTAGTCAGGGGTGTAGTTCCAGAGGAGATGTGGGGTGGTACACCCTCCCCTAATAATTGAATTTTCTTATAATTGGGttcagatgctttcagtcgggtatggggaTATGTCtcccggatttcaccaggaatttttacattaattcagacataaaacacacacacacacacactctccccttcggtttttaaagtcatcaaaaatattggtaattttacaaaatattgtgttttccctctcttagtaccttaccaatctgcattcctctccctttccactggcccTTAGTCCCCTCCAATGTGCCCTGATTGCGtagaatgtatttttacattatatgccacTCTGATCGTCGGAAAAtttgaagctcacccccccaatcttactgaccaagctacacccctggcatTAGTTAGTGGGGTAATCTTATCTTGAGTCTCAAAAAGATCACTCATTCCTAGATCTCGGAGGGTGCTTTTAACATAATTAATCCAAGGAATAGTTAACATGCTACTTTGTTTCAAACAATCCCCCACAATTCTGCATGAAAAATTCACCTCTGGCATAGACCAGAGATTGTCCCATAATAAAATGGGCACCAGGCCCACCATATGCTCCAAAAATCCTAACCCCACTTCATAATGAGAGATAAAACTTGATGTGGATCTCGAGAGATCTAAAAGGCTATTTATTCTCAGCTGCCTAGAGGGGCCttacatctgtgtgccccactcacCAGCTCCATATATCCGAGCAGAGAGGCATTTACTTTTGCATAACATAGTCAGTGCTCTGGGGAGCCTATGACCCAATTTCTTTGCGAACCTAAAGATGTTTCGCACCCCGCCTCCATTGATTGGGACTTCTGGGTAATTAATCCATCCCAACTCAAGTTGTCATTGAATAGGATACCCAAATAACTAAAGCTTGTGGTTTTTATTATGAGTGTGTCTCCAATAAAAAAACGTTTTCGAGCAAGTATTCTTAGGGCCATAAAACCCATCTAAAAGTGCTTGCAATCCATTAGCAGTGTGAGCTAGCAACACTGCATCATCCGCGTACAGCAGTATGGAAACAGCAGGCAAAACAATTTTGGGGACATCAGAAGCATAGGTTCTTAAAAAGGATTAAAAATAAAAACCGgggcagaagaacgagttacttaccttcggtaacgacttttctggtggatacattagctacctgtggattcctcacctcatgattcctcacctcatgaatactcccatggcgccagcattctacggaaatcttcttactagtctctgcacgtcgacgaggacgtcactgtctcgcacgcgacgccgtctgacgtcatacaggcaataagaggtcctcgacgacgtgcggacgtcagtaccaatcattttttacgtgcatgagaacaac
It contains:
- the PRSS23 gene encoding serine protease 23, whose amino-acid sequence is MAARGVTTLVLYLCTFYHVVLSNSRWKPTWPHYKVPVILPQSTFNLDKAQFKAETHLEVVSPCGPECHKRSPSPTFNELKEYLSYETLYSNGTRTATKVGIYVINNGGESSRVRSRTKRQIYGYDSRFSIFGKDFLLNYPFSTSVKLSTGCTGTLVAEKHVLTAAHCIHDGKSYVKGAKKLRVGFLKPKQKDGGKKFDPMNSAFPEKMKFQWIRVKRTHVPKGWIEGNANDIGMDYDYALLELKKPHKRKFMKIGISPPGKHLPGGRIHFSGYDNDRPGNLVYRFCDVKDETYDLLYQQCDAQPGASGSGVYVRMWKRPTQKWERKIIGIFSGNQWVDNNGVPQDYNVAVRITPLKYAQICYWIKGNYADCRDG